Proteins encoded by one window of Candidatus Neomarinimicrobiota bacterium:
- a CDS encoding ECF transporter S component: MLKLSTRDMAMVGMLSALAVAMGYAFIFVPNIEMVSATIFISGYFLGVSKGILVGVIAETIYSAFNPMGSGLAFPYLFAAQIMGMSLFGAVGGLVGRWGNKNVFSKGKIIAFAVSGFICTIFFDLLTTLSWPLAAGFEGNQLFATIALGALFISIHVISNTLIFSIAVPSILKAVIKSGRFA, encoded by the coding sequence ATGTTAAAATTATCAACCAGAGATATGGCTATGGTGGGGATGCTATCCGCTCTCGCCGTTGCTATGGGATACGCGTTTATATTCGTTCCGAATATCGAGATGGTGTCGGCTACGATTTTCATATCGGGATATTTTCTTGGAGTATCAAAAGGGATACTTGTGGGCGTTATAGCAGAAACCATCTATTCCGCGTTTAATCCGATGGGTTCGGGTTTGGCTTTTCCTTATCTGTTTGCCGCCCAAATTATGGGAATGTCGCTCTTTGGGGCTGTTGGCGGATTAGTCGGCAGATGGGGAAATAAGAATGTCTTTTCGAAAGGCAAGATAATCGCATTTGCAGTTTCGGGATTTATATGCACAATCTTCTTTGATTTGCTTACGACACTTTCATGGCCTCTGGCAGCGGGTTTCGAAGGCAACCAGCTGTTCGCTACTATTGCTCTCGGCGCTCTGTTTATATCAATTCATGTAATATCAAATACGCTTATATTTTCGATTGCCGTGCCCTCGATTCTGAAAGCGGTGATTAAATCGGGACGATTCGCTTGA